A region from the Bacteroidales bacterium genome encodes:
- a CDS encoding polysaccharide deacetylase family protein, translating into MRRFFRSISRVLPTGMVTKGIGNKTISPFYHLVSNNPPSHVKHLYNVLSVNEFERDLDFFLKYFTPIDSRTLVDTLSNNIKTQKPHIFLSFDDGFREVKDIITPILLRKGIPATFFVNPAYIGNQDLMYRCKISLIVDRLKTTNISAVTYNEIAKLLGVNCDSRIIVNAIFQVKHNQSKLLNRIVELIGVDISEYLSINHPYLSLDDLLVLAKSGLTIGGHGYNHPYFNEISFEEQISEVLSCMNWVGSNFPDQPKLFAFPFTDFGVSDDLIKQLHLTPDSPCDITFGTSGIQPVRFPKHLQRIPMEVNGISGIRLLSSEIIYYLAKKKLGYYRIKYD; encoded by the coding sequence ATGAGAAGGTTTTTTAGGTCAATTTCAAGAGTATTACCAACAGGAATGGTAACTAAGGGAATTGGTAATAAAACCATCTCCCCATTTTACCATTTGGTATCCAATAACCCACCTTCCCATGTCAAGCATCTTTACAATGTGCTTTCTGTAAATGAATTTGAGCGTGATTTAGACTTTTTCCTTAAGTACTTTACACCAATTGATAGTAGAACCTTAGTAGATACCCTCTCAAACAATATTAAAACTCAGAAACCCCATATTTTTCTTAGTTTCGATGACGGTTTTAGGGAGGTTAAGGATATTATCACTCCAATTCTTTTAAGGAAAGGTATTCCAGCCACATTCTTTGTGAACCCAGCATATATTGGCAATCAAGATTTAATGTATAGGTGTAAGATTAGTTTGATTGTCGATAGATTAAAAACCACAAATATTTCAGCAGTTACCTATAATGAGATAGCTAAATTACTAGGTGTAAACTGTGATTCCCGCATTATTGTAAATGCCATTTTTCAAGTAAAACATAATCAGAGTAAACTCCTGAATAGGATTGTTGAGCTTATTGGTGTTGATATAAGTGAATATTTAAGCATCAATCACCCTTACCTCTCATTGGATGATCTACTGGTTTTGGCAAAATCAGGTCTTACAATAGGGGGTCATGGCTATAATCATCCGTATTTTAACGAGATTAGTTTTGAGGAACAGATTTCAGAGGTTTTAAGTTGCATGAATTGGGTAGGTTCAAACTTCCCAGATCAACCAAAACTTTTTGCTTTCCCATTTACCGATTTTGGGGTTTCTGATGATTTGATAAAACAACTTCATTTAACCCCGGATAGCCCTTGCGATATAACCTTTGGCACTTCTGGCATTCAGCCTGTTCGATTTCCAAAACATTTACAGCGTATTCCAATGGAAGTAAATGGCATCTCAGGTATTCGACTTTTGAGTAGCGAGATAATTTATTACCTTGCAAAAAAGAAACTAGGATATTATCGAATAAAGTATGATTAA